Proteins encoded by one window of Chondromyces crocatus:
- a CDS encoding aromatic ring-hydroxylating oxygenase subunit alpha, with product MFEGFANVWTPILPAREVRNAPVAAKLAGESLVLFRDAEGQIGALLDRCPHRGVALSLGEISEGGHLQCPFHGWSFRADGACAHIPFNPVGDEKLARYAALAVPAREVGGLVWVFTGQDAAGTEPVLPSALVDPRWGVTSYHEDWDTHWTRAMENMLDFPHVPFIHRRTIGRDMRRRLHSHAEMHIEIAPSDWGATFHGAVDGDPTGVSLMWRRPNGMELHVKPTSMRVHIYCIPLSERCTRMLLLTARTFLRWGPLATLLDYANRKILLEDRAVVESSQPAEVPPAAEELSVATDGPTLYFRRHYFRELRGSTSALVPVSRLRGAAVALRREAGLTEGNCVGLAATPLGARGG from the coding sequence ATGTTCGAGGGGTTCGCGAACGTGTGGACACCGATCCTGCCTGCGCGGGAGGTCCGGAACGCGCCGGTCGCGGCGAAGCTCGCCGGGGAGTCGCTGGTGCTCTTTCGCGACGCCGAGGGGCAGATCGGTGCGCTCCTCGATCGCTGCCCGCACCGGGGCGTCGCGCTGTCGCTCGGCGAGATTTCCGAGGGGGGGCACCTGCAGTGCCCGTTCCATGGCTGGTCCTTCCGCGCGGACGGCGCGTGCGCGCACATCCCGTTCAATCCGGTGGGGGACGAGAAGCTCGCGCGGTACGCGGCGCTGGCGGTCCCGGCGCGCGAGGTCGGGGGGCTCGTCTGGGTGTTCACCGGGCAAGACGCGGCCGGGACCGAGCCGGTGCTGCCGTCTGCGCTGGTGGACCCGCGCTGGGGCGTGACCAGCTACCACGAGGACTGGGACACGCACTGGACGCGGGCGATGGAGAACATGCTCGACTTCCCGCACGTGCCCTTCATCCACCGCCGCACCATCGGGCGCGACATGCGGCGGCGGCTGCACAGCCACGCCGAGATGCACATCGAGATCGCGCCCTCCGACTGGGGCGCGACGTTCCACGGCGCGGTCGATGGAGACCCGACGGGCGTGAGCTTGATGTGGCGGCGCCCGAACGGGATGGAGCTGCACGTCAAGCCGACGTCGATGCGCGTCCACATCTACTGCATCCCGCTGTCGGAGCGGTGCACGCGGATGCTCCTGCTCACGGCGCGGACCTTCCTGCGCTGGGGGCCGCTGGCGACGCTGCTGGACTACGCGAACCGCAAGATCCTGCTGGAGGACCGGGCGGTGGTGGAGAGCTCGCAGCCTGCCGAGGTGCCGCCCGCGGCCGAGGAGCTGTCGGTGGCGACCGATGGGCCGACGCTGTACTTCCGGCGGCACTACTTCCGGGAGTTGCGGGGGTCGACCAGCGCGCTGGTGCCGGTCTCACGGCTGCGGGGCGCGGCGGTGGCGCTGCGACGGGAGGCGGGCCTCACCGAGGGGAACTGTGTGGGCCTCGCGGCCACCCCACTCGGCGCGCGAGGAGGTTAG
- a CDS encoding serine/threonine-protein kinase, with amino-acid sequence MGPLEDPAQEPADGSTLIDASGGTLPDPSGRAGSGRVTSPEGPAVRERAPGDVLDRRYRLCARIGRGGFGDVWRAEELLPGGAAFRQVALKLLVADFADAAHWMKEAKLLASFRHPSLVTVYAAGILNDAPPSVAGASVPPLPSTPSVPSVPSGPVASGSVPPARPLPFVAMELLEGCTLAEVLKQRGAIPWRRVLAWARDVAAALDVIHARDVVHLDLKPANLFLDRDGAVKVLDFGISRQSGAQPVRALRAHGPPSMREVDDSAPTAALVPGQTAFAATRPAAPAVATAAGRTARGVVGTPGFIAPEVIGMAEPSAATDAYALAVCVVQLATGMLPHAAPEEPKDWSDPSSVSAWWSALREATLGGKLRDLAADPARLPQGLLALLTRLLAPEPAARGVVAGRLRALLDEVWLRPHGVPAVPYAGLAALPSTFEGVLFGRDDDLGRLGRELEFEPAVVLVGARGVGKTSLACAGLAPTLARGQVDQKDDWAVVMVRPGEDPEGALAAALGEVSPELATVDVDTLLRWCALSPVGLAVVVDPMDELAVAAEKSGRLAALCAALGAGECLPGVRLIGVLGEDLAPVLLDGPLGDRLRGALRYVGPPAASTVRDLVQGPARLRGARLEGIEPVILEVRRELRENAGALPFVALALSAFWGARRTIGGQESLSGEAWKRLGGVRGALARHADRVFASLSAPERSLAEEILLRLGAADESPLRWQEQELIEVVASDGDAVRALVGVAGVAGVAGAAGAEGGASGPVSVARGAAGVASPPGGASGAADAGGAGGEAAVGQVLATLERALLVRRRGGAVEVSHPGLLTGWPLLRAVRDREAPRLRVLERLREAADAWERSGYSAALLLRTDELRKVPAHGLTRGELELVRASRRRAGFRLARRIGTGVLLSALLVGAVGTERVMATRQSEADAARRAAEARADLAEILDKSRRTEDPYARAAFAAEAMARGSTDAMLPLDMGSVVSRLSRAQFLTSDPISAPALPWDDRWVVGAGPGGTLFVGDLRSSEPEPVVDPAVEEALEGVSSSFPTPRAHSLRIHETPIVERVPFAFDTAVATRAASGEVRVVRLRARHPPALVAVAPVRCVSALHAAAAAPVLACSTEEGIARWDLRRGTGAPAVDRHAFRGVVLDVSPDGTRVAAALGRKVLLWEPRRQNGVTVPGKELEVTLRGPAMLGSWSPRDAVIALVEPGRFAVYPFPGAGAGAGAGAGAGAGAGAEVRPLIARAIDINPASARWDAGGLDFGLCSASREGAWYYLRRGGRAAEDAPPEGSPCAARGQLTAEVLRSERDAPELADLEIGPHPLAGGFRLPDGRVLSRDLVLFTPGASVAGRLLRFVGRDAAGEELPAGDGTSVAAVLRDDEQVAFQIGDAVHLHDVRSGRRLLSHEGRLVRRCDGGRLVGAKAEGDAWRFFDVRTGTAFARARRSPGLLLGLSADCKRLVTQSLDGVLRVAPLGEEGSAARVIGELPGYVFDVAPSAARDGVGASLLLASSSGAVVRVDDATGEVKVLAQAIPHATALGNGPSPGDVVYVDSTGVALVRASGAIERLLEASWGASWEDFSVAPDGRTMLLSSVDRVAALDLSRGELLGSVDAEGCERLAPWDDEGSVLAWSFDRVGMPEGRVIPRGASLVQLLARVTSNLEVTQKRLTPR; translated from the coding sequence ATGGGGCCACTCGAGGATCCCGCCCAGGAACCCGCCGACGGCTCCACCTTGATCGACGCTTCGGGCGGTACGCTGCCCGATCCGTCGGGAAGGGCGGGGAGCGGGCGCGTGACCTCGCCCGAGGGGCCCGCGGTGCGGGAGCGGGCACCGGGGGACGTGCTCGATCGGCGCTACCGGCTGTGCGCGCGGATCGGGCGGGGTGGGTTCGGTGACGTGTGGCGCGCCGAGGAGCTGTTGCCCGGTGGGGCGGCGTTCCGGCAGGTGGCGCTGAAGCTGCTCGTCGCGGACTTCGCGGACGCGGCGCACTGGATGAAGGAGGCGAAGCTGCTCGCGTCCTTCCGGCATCCGTCGCTGGTGACGGTGTACGCGGCGGGGATCTTGAACGACGCGCCGCCGAGCGTCGCAGGGGCGTCGGTCCCTCCGCTGCCTTCGACGCCTTCGGTGCCCTCGGTGCCTTCAGGGCCGGTGGCGAGTGGCTCGGTTCCACCAGCGCGTCCGCTGCCGTTCGTGGCGATGGAGCTGCTGGAGGGGTGCACGCTGGCCGAGGTGCTCAAGCAGCGGGGGGCGATCCCCTGGCGTCGGGTGCTGGCCTGGGCGCGGGATGTGGCTGCGGCGCTGGACGTGATCCACGCGCGGGACGTGGTGCACCTGGATCTGAAGCCGGCGAACCTGTTCCTCGACCGCGATGGGGCGGTGAAGGTGCTCGACTTCGGCATCTCGCGGCAGTCGGGCGCGCAGCCGGTGCGGGCGCTCCGAGCGCACGGGCCGCCGTCGATGCGGGAGGTGGACGACAGCGCTCCGACGGCGGCGCTGGTGCCGGGGCAGACGGCGTTCGCGGCGACGCGACCGGCCGCGCCCGCGGTGGCGACTGCGGCGGGGCGGACGGCGCGCGGGGTGGTGGGGACGCCGGGGTTCATCGCGCCGGAGGTGATCGGGATGGCGGAGCCGAGCGCTGCCACGGACGCCTATGCACTGGCGGTGTGCGTCGTGCAGCTCGCGACGGGGATGCTGCCGCACGCGGCGCCCGAGGAGCCGAAGGACTGGTCGGATCCGTCGAGCGTCAGCGCGTGGTGGTCGGCGCTGCGCGAGGCGACGCTGGGGGGGAAGCTGCGGGATCTGGCGGCCGATCCGGCGCGGCTCCCGCAGGGGCTCCTCGCGCTCCTCACGCGGTTGCTCGCACCGGAGCCCGCGGCGCGGGGGGTCGTCGCGGGGCGGCTGCGGGCGCTGCTCGACGAGGTGTGGCTGAGGCCCCACGGGGTGCCGGCGGTGCCGTACGCGGGGCTCGCGGCGCTGCCGTCGACGTTCGAGGGGGTGCTGTTCGGTCGCGACGACGATCTGGGTCGGCTGGGTCGGGAGCTGGAGTTCGAGCCCGCGGTGGTGCTGGTGGGGGCGCGCGGGGTCGGGAAGACGTCGCTCGCATGCGCGGGGCTCGCGCCGACGCTGGCGCGGGGGCAGGTCGATCAGAAGGACGACTGGGCCGTGGTGATGGTACGGCCGGGCGAGGATCCGGAGGGCGCGCTCGCGGCGGCGCTGGGAGAGGTTTCGCCCGAGCTTGCGACGGTGGACGTGGACACGCTGCTGCGCTGGTGTGCGCTGTCGCCGGTCGGGCTCGCGGTGGTGGTGGATCCGATGGACGAGCTGGCGGTGGCCGCGGAGAAGTCCGGGCGGCTCGCTGCGCTGTGCGCGGCCCTCGGCGCTGGCGAGTGCCTGCCCGGGGTGCGCTTGATCGGGGTGCTGGGGGAAGATCTGGCGCCGGTGTTGCTGGACGGGCCGCTGGGGGATCGGCTGCGCGGGGCGCTCCGGTACGTGGGGCCTCCGGCGGCGTCGACGGTGCGGGATCTGGTCCAGGGGCCAGCGCGGCTCCGGGGCGCGCGGCTCGAAGGGATCGAGCCGGTGATCCTGGAGGTGCGGCGGGAGCTGCGAGAGAACGCGGGGGCGCTGCCGTTCGTGGCGCTGGCGCTCTCGGCGTTCTGGGGAGCGCGGCGCACGATCGGGGGGCAAGAGAGCCTGAGCGGGGAGGCATGGAAGCGGCTCGGGGGTGTGCGCGGCGCGCTGGCACGCCACGCCGATCGGGTGTTCGCGTCGCTCTCGGCGCCGGAGCGTTCGCTGGCAGAGGAGATCTTGCTCCGGCTCGGCGCTGCGGACGAGTCGCCGCTTCGCTGGCAGGAGCAGGAGCTGATCGAGGTGGTGGCGTCCGATGGGGACGCGGTGCGCGCGCTGGTGGGCGTGGCAGGCGTGGCGGGCGTGGCGGGCGCTGCGGGCGCCGAAGGCGGGGCGTCGGGGCCAGTGAGCGTGGCGCGGGGAGCCGCAGGGGTTGCAAGTCCGCCCGGGGGGGCGTCGGGAGCTGCCGATGCGGGAGGCGCGGGGGGAGAAGCGGCCGTCGGCCAGGTGCTCGCGACGCTGGAGCGCGCGTTGCTGGTGCGGCGCCGTGGTGGGGCCGTGGAGGTGAGCCATCCGGGGCTGCTCACCGGGTGGCCGCTGCTGCGGGCGGTGCGGGACCGGGAGGCGCCGCGGTTGCGCGTGCTGGAGCGGCTGCGCGAGGCCGCGGACGCCTGGGAGCGCTCGGGGTACAGCGCCGCGCTGCTGCTGCGCACCGACGAGCTGCGCAAGGTGCCGGCGCACGGCTTGACGCGCGGAGAGCTCGAGCTGGTGCGCGCGAGCCGGCGACGGGCGGGCTTCCGGCTGGCGCGGAGGATCGGGACGGGGGTGCTGCTCTCGGCGCTCCTCGTGGGCGCGGTGGGGACCGAGCGGGTGATGGCCACACGCCAGTCCGAGGCCGACGCGGCGCGGCGTGCGGCCGAGGCGCGGGCGGATCTGGCGGAGATCCTCGACAAGTCCCGGCGCACCGAGGATCCGTACGCGCGCGCCGCGTTCGCAGCCGAGGCGATGGCGCGTGGGTCGACGGACGCGATGCTGCCGCTCGACATGGGGAGTGTGGTGTCGCGGCTGTCGCGCGCGCAGTTCCTGACGTCCGATCCGATCAGCGCGCCGGCGCTGCCCTGGGACGATCGCTGGGTCGTGGGCGCCGGGCCCGGGGGGACGCTGTTCGTGGGGGATCTGCGATCGTCGGAGCCCGAGCCGGTCGTGGATCCGGCGGTGGAAGAGGCGCTGGAGGGGGTGTCGTCGAGCTTCCCGACGCCGCGGGCGCACTCGCTGCGGATCCACGAGACACCCATCGTCGAGCGGGTGCCGTTCGCGTTCGACACGGCCGTGGCGACGCGCGCTGCGTCCGGTGAGGTGCGGGTGGTGCGGCTGCGCGCGAGGCATCCGCCTGCGCTGGTGGCCGTGGCGCCGGTGCGGTGTGTCAGCGCGCTGCACGCGGCGGCGGCGGCGCCGGTGCTGGCGTGCTCGACCGAGGAGGGGATCGCGCGCTGGGATCTCCGGCGCGGGACCGGCGCGCCGGCCGTGGATCGGCACGCGTTCCGGGGGGTGGTGCTGGACGTGTCGCCAGACGGGACGCGCGTGGCCGCTGCGCTGGGGCGGAAGGTGCTCCTGTGGGAGCCGCGGCGGCAGAACGGGGTGACGGTGCCGGGCAAGGAGCTGGAGGTGACGCTGCGGGGTCCCGCCATGCTGGGGAGCTGGAGCCCGAGGGACGCCGTCATCGCGCTGGTGGAGCCGGGCAGGTTCGCGGTCTACCCGTTCCCGGGTGCGGGTGCCGGTGCCGGTGCCGGTGCCGGTGCGGGTGCCGGTGCCGGTGCGGAGGTGCGCCCGTTGATCGCGCGCGCGATCGACATCAACCCGGCGTCCGCGCGCTGGGATGCTGGAGGGCTGGACTTCGGGCTGTGCAGCGCGAGCCGAGAGGGGGCGTGGTACTACCTGAGGCGCGGAGGGCGTGCTGCCGAGGACGCGCCGCCCGAGGGCTCCCCGTGCGCGGCCAGAGGGCAGCTCACGGCCGAGGTGCTGCGCTCGGAGCGCGATGCGCCGGAACTCGCGGATCTGGAGATCGGTCCGCATCCCCTGGCCGGTGGGTTCCGTCTGCCCGATGGCCGCGTGCTGAGCCGGGATCTCGTGCTGTTCACCCCGGGGGCATCCGTCGCGGGGCGGCTGCTGCGGTTCGTGGGCCGTGACGCGGCGGGCGAGGAGCTGCCGGCCGGGGATGGAACGTCGGTGGCGGCGGTGCTGCGCGACGACGAGCAGGTGGCCTTCCAGATCGGAGATGCGGTGCACCTCCACGACGTGCGGAGCGGGCGGAGGCTGCTCTCGCACGAGGGTCGCCTGGTGCGCCGCTGTGATGGGGGTCGTCTCGTCGGGGCGAAGGCGGAGGGCGATGCGTGGCGCTTCTTCGACGTGCGCACGGGTACGGCGTTCGCGCGCGCGCGGCGATCTCCTGGGCTGTTGCTCGGGCTGTCGGCGGACTGCAAGCGCCTGGTCACCCAGTCGCTGGACGGGGTGCTGCGCGTGGCGCCGCTGGGGGAGGAGGGGAGCGCAGCGCGGGTGATCGGGGAGCTGCCCGGTTACGTGTTCGATGTCGCGCCGAGCGCTGCGCGAGACGGCGTCGGGGCGAGCTTGCTGCTCGCGTCCAGCTCCGGGGCGGTGGTGCGCGTGGACGACGCCACGGGGGAGGTGAAGGTGCTGGCCCAGGCGATCCCCCATGCGACGGCGCTGGGGAATGGCCCTTCGCCCGGCGACGTGGTGTACGTGGACAGCACGGGCGTGGCGCTGGTGCGCGCGTCCGGAGCCATCGAGCGGCTGCTGGAGGCGTCGTGGGGGGCATCATGGGAGGATTTCTCGGTCGCGCCCGATGGTCGGACGATGCTGCTGTCGTCGGTCGATCGTGTCGCTGCGCTCGACCTGTCGCGGGGTGAGCTGCTCGGTTCGGTCGACGCCGAGGGCTGTGAGCGGCTCGCGCCCTGGGACGATGAGGGATCGGTGCTGGCGTGGTCGTTCGATCGGGTCGGCATGCCCGAGGGGCGGGTGATCCCGCGTGGCGCGTCGCTGGTGCAGCTCCTCGCCCGCGTGACGTCCAACCTGGAGGTCACCCAGAAGCGGCTGACGCCGCGCTGA
- the sthA gene encoding Si-specific NAD(P)(+) transhydrogenase, translating into MSIRPFDVVVIGTGPGGEGAAMKCTKANLRVCVIEDRSAVGGACTHTATIPSKTLRHAIQRLVDLRNLPGHRAAAGHGPTFRELVQTAGSVTNRQAGMREGFYERNRVEVVEGRARFVDAHTVEVIQPRGATDTLTAKHFVIATGSRPYHPPEIDFNHPRVFDSDTILGMIEMPQSMTIYGAGVIGCEYASMFRMLGVKVNLVNTREKLLSFLDDEIIDALSYHLRDLGCIIRHNEEIERVETADDGVILDLKSGKRLKTDVLLWANGRSGNTVDMGLEALGIAIDSRGNLKVNDAYQTAVPHIHAVGDVVGFPSLASAAYDQGRFAGTQIVEGRLEHRLVQDIPTGIYTSPEISSLGRNERELTAAGVPYEVGQAQFKSLARAQITGRTVGMLKILFHRDTLELLGIHCFGDNAAEIIHIGQAIMSQKGEANTLLYFVNTTFNYPTMAEAYRVAALNGLNRVF; encoded by the coding sequence ATGAGCATCCGTCCCTTCGACGTCGTCGTGATCGGTACCGGCCCCGGTGGGGAAGGTGCCGCCATGAAGTGTACCAAGGCCAACCTTCGGGTGTGCGTGATCGAGGATCGCAGCGCGGTGGGCGGCGCCTGCACCCACACGGCCACCATCCCCTCCAAGACGCTGCGCCACGCCATCCAGCGCCTCGTCGACCTGCGCAACCTCCCCGGACACCGCGCGGCGGCCGGGCACGGGCCCACGTTCCGCGAGCTGGTGCAGACCGCCGGCTCGGTGACGAACCGCCAGGCCGGCATGCGCGAAGGCTTCTACGAGCGGAACCGCGTCGAGGTCGTCGAGGGCCGCGCCCGCTTCGTCGATGCGCACACCGTGGAGGTCATCCAGCCCCGCGGCGCCACCGACACGCTCACGGCCAAGCACTTCGTCATCGCCACCGGCTCGCGCCCGTACCACCCGCCGGAGATCGACTTCAACCACCCGCGCGTCTTCGACTCCGACACCATCCTCGGCATGATCGAGATGCCCCAGTCGATGACCATCTACGGCGCGGGCGTCATCGGCTGCGAGTACGCCAGCATGTTCCGCATGCTCGGGGTCAAGGTGAACCTCGTGAACACGCGGGAGAAGCTGCTCTCGTTCCTCGACGACGAGATCATCGACGCCCTCTCCTACCACCTGCGCGATCTCGGCTGCATCATCCGCCACAACGAGGAGATCGAGCGCGTCGAGACCGCCGATGACGGCGTGATCCTCGACCTGAAGAGCGGCAAGCGCCTGAAGACCGACGTCCTCCTCTGGGCGAACGGCCGCTCCGGCAACACCGTCGACATGGGCCTCGAAGCGCTCGGCATCGCCATCGACAGCCGCGGCAACCTCAAGGTGAACGACGCCTACCAGACCGCCGTCCCCCACATCCACGCCGTCGGTGACGTGGTCGGCTTCCCCTCCCTCGCCAGCGCCGCGTACGACCAGGGCCGCTTCGCCGGCACGCAGATCGTCGAGGGCCGCCTGGAGCACCGCCTGGTGCAGGACATCCCCACCGGCATCTACACCTCCCCCGAGATCTCCTCGCTCGGCCGCAACGAGCGCGAGCTGACCGCCGCCGGCGTGCCCTACGAGGTCGGCCAGGCGCAGTTCAAGTCTCTGGCCCGCGCCCAGATCACCGGCCGCACCGTGGGGATGCTCAAGATCCTCTTCCACCGCGACACGCTGGAGCTGCTCGGCATCCACTGCTTCGGCGACAACGCCGCCGAGATCATCCACATCGGCCAGGCGATCATGTCCCAGAAGGGCGAGGCGAACACCTTGCTCTACTTCGTGAACACCACGTTCAACTACCCGACCATGGCCGAGGCCTACCGCGTCGCCGCACTGAACGGCCTGAACCGCGTGTTCTAG
- a CDS encoding TetR/AcrR family transcriptional regulator: MFKQTTLVYERSTLRTHEDDAMGRPAGSRNPDFEATRASLLRGLLARVTEPDGARASLRELAAAAGVSASTLRHYFGSREGVLAAVFAHWHEGGRPYLLSVATEPLAPVRASLDGLLRRLGEAFDQHGVGEVFAVGLAVGLRQETLGPAYLQEVLDPLLEAVEARLARHVARGELRAGEVRHMALSLMSPPLLALLHQGALGGVACRPLSYTRFCDDHIAAFLRAHGTGHEAPAEPGARAPQSMAERARRALG; this comes from the coding sequence GTGTTCAAGCAGACGACCCTGGTGTACGAACGGTCTACACTACGGACGCACGAGGACGACGCGATGGGGCGGCCAGCGGGATCACGCAACCCGGACTTCGAGGCGACGAGGGCGTCGTTGCTCCGTGGCCTCCTCGCGCGGGTGACCGAACCCGACGGGGCCCGCGCGAGCTTGCGTGAGCTGGCAGCCGCCGCGGGCGTGAGCGCGTCGACGCTCCGGCACTACTTCGGCTCGCGCGAAGGTGTGCTCGCCGCGGTGTTCGCGCACTGGCACGAGGGCGGGCGTCCGTACCTGCTCTCCGTCGCCACCGAGCCGCTCGCCCCCGTGCGCGCGTCCCTCGACGGGCTCTTGCGCCGCCTGGGCGAGGCGTTCGACCAGCACGGTGTGGGCGAGGTGTTCGCGGTGGGGCTCGCCGTGGGGCTGCGGCAAGAGACGCTCGGCCCAGCCTACCTGCAAGAGGTGCTCGATCCGCTGCTGGAGGCCGTCGAGGCGCGGCTCGCGCGGCACGTGGCGCGGGGCGAACTCAGAGCGGGCGAGGTGCGGCACATGGCGCTGTCGCTCATGTCACCGCCGCTCCTGGCACTGCTGCATCAAGGTGCACTCGGCGGCGTGGCGTGCCGGCCGCTGTCGTACACGCGCTTCTGCGACGATCACATCGCGGCGTTCCTGCGCGCGCACGGCACGGGGCACGAGGCGCCGGCCGAGCCAGGGGCGCGCGCTCCTCAGTCGATGGCAGAGCGCGCCCGTCGTGCTCTCGGCTGA
- a CDS encoding RNA polymerase sigma factor — MRRARRKLSQNGPLDKERAFRLLFRKKTFASVWHWLERLGVPVRDRRDVAQEVFMAAHQSFHTYDPMRSRPERWLNKITVHVAAHYRDRAQHRREELTPDDHDDVVDEQPGPDELIGVEEERLEVIDLLQTLDVELRAVLIAHDIDGIPMMEIADQHGIPLSTAYKWRARAVSAFKAAVEQRRREENERIGGVAIFGLLDTDAVLATLRRAVDATRALPEEVAAARSETIEAMREAFLEQVGGGSRPFEGEEGKEGGKEEASSDERETRESGDPRDARALDEGDTRAPGKRDAGAQQEGGPGSGGSTSVRGGSEALRGKRATAVKVMTASVAALGITVGVLWPKASATPLNMAAQGGEGFVEPAASALVVGVAAVVGAAAVVGAAAPDVYAMEASASGGAEASSASAVSTAMVPSSARGVAGGPVLGGVAPPAGFRKGSSPGALHVTAGPAAHGSQVPRVTPARSVFADALSVAATPAPAAPAIATAAPAIATAAPVIVDAPGERMSAKVAPDQDLILFDLARAALKRRDGGEALRLLEQHTRAVRTTRFAPELMLVRVRALILTGQEGEARVAARRLVKISPSALRWSEVRKLVESRMD; from the coding sequence ATGAGGCGCGCCCGCCGAAAGCTCAGCCAGAACGGTCCCCTGGACAAGGAGCGTGCCTTTCGGCTCCTGTTCCGGAAGAAGACTTTCGCGTCGGTATGGCACTGGCTGGAGCGCCTGGGGGTACCGGTCCGGGATCGGCGGGACGTGGCGCAAGAGGTGTTCATGGCCGCGCACCAGAGCTTCCACACCTACGATCCGATGCGCTCGCGTCCGGAGCGCTGGCTGAACAAGATCACGGTGCACGTGGCGGCGCATTACCGTGACCGGGCCCAGCACCGGCGTGAGGAGCTGACGCCGGACGATCATGACGATGTGGTGGACGAGCAGCCGGGCCCCGACGAGCTGATCGGTGTAGAGGAGGAGCGGCTGGAGGTGATCGACCTGCTCCAGACGCTGGACGTGGAGCTGCGTGCGGTGCTGATCGCGCACGACATCGACGGCATCCCGATGATGGAGATCGCCGATCAGCATGGGATCCCGCTGTCGACGGCATACAAGTGGCGGGCGCGCGCGGTGAGCGCGTTCAAGGCGGCGGTGGAGCAGCGGCGTCGCGAGGAAAACGAGCGGATCGGCGGGGTGGCCATCTTCGGGCTGCTCGATACGGACGCCGTCCTGGCGACGCTGCGGCGCGCCGTGGACGCCACCCGCGCGCTGCCAGAGGAGGTCGCGGCGGCGCGGTCCGAGACGATCGAGGCGATGCGCGAGGCGTTCCTCGAGCAGGTCGGTGGTGGATCGCGGCCCTTCGAGGGGGAAGAGGGCAAGGAGGGGGGCAAGGAGGAAGCGTCGAGCGACGAGCGGGAGACGCGCGAATCCGGGGACCCGCGGGACGCGCGCGCGCTGGACGAGGGCGACACGCGCGCGCCCGGGAAGCGCGACGCTGGTGCGCAGCAGGAGGGAGGACCTGGGAGCGGGGGGTCGACCTCGGTGCGGGGTGGGTCAGAGGCGCTGCGCGGAAAGCGCGCCACGGCCGTGAAGGTGATGACGGCCTCGGTGGCAGCGCTGGGGATCACGGTGGGCGTGCTGTGGCCAAAAGCGAGCGCGACACCGCTGAACATGGCGGCGCAAGGGGGAGAAGGCTTCGTGGAGCCGGCCGCTTCTGCGCTCGTCGTCGGCGTAGCGGCCGTCGTCGGCGCTGCGGCCGTCGTCGGCGCGGCGGCGCCCGATGTGTACGCGATGGAAGCGTCTGCGTCGGGGGGGGCGGAGGCTTCCTCTGCGAGCGCGGTCTCCACGGCGATGGTGCCATCGTCGGCGAGGGGCGTCGCTGGGGGGCCGGTGCTGGGGGGCGTCGCGCCTCCGGCGGGATTTCGGAAGGGGTCGTCGCCAGGAGCGCTGCATGTCACCGCGGGGCCGGCTGCCCATGGAAGCCAGGTGCCTCGCGTGACGCCTGCGCGAAGCGTTTTCGCCGACGCCCTGTCGGTCGCCGCGACACCGGCACCAGCGGCCCCGGCCATCGCGACAGCGGCCCCGGCCATCGCGACAGCGGCCCCGGTGATCGTGGACGCTCCGGGGGAGAGGATGTCCGCGAAGGTCGCTCCCGATCAGGATTTGATCCTGTTCGATCTGGCCCGGGCTGCGCTGAAACGGAGGGATGGCGGCGAGGCCCTTCGCCTGCTCGAACAGCATACGCGCGCGGTGCGGACGACGCGCTTCGCTCCCGAGCTGATGCTGGTACGCGTCCGCGCGCTGATCCTGACGGGCCAGGAAGGCGAGGCGCGGGTGGCCGCCAGGCGTCTGGTGAAAATTTCTCCGAGTGCGCTGCGGTGGTCCGAGGTCAGGAAGCTGGTCGAGTCGCGGATGGACTGA
- a CDS encoding RidA family protein yields MSFERVFSGAPWEAKVSYCRAVRAGHHVYVSGSAPITNEGTVYAPGDAEAQAARCLEIIEEALRKLGLDRRAIVRTRMFVTDIDRWEAFGRAHGAFFAACPPATSMVQVSRLIDPAMLIEIEADAVALPEQAP; encoded by the coding sequence ATGTCGTTCGAGCGTGTGTTCTCCGGGGCCCCCTGGGAGGCGAAGGTCAGTTACTGCCGAGCCGTTCGAGCCGGGCACCACGTCTACGTCTCGGGGTCGGCGCCGATCACGAACGAGGGCACGGTGTACGCGCCAGGAGACGCGGAAGCTCAGGCGGCGCGGTGCCTGGAGATCATCGAGGAGGCGCTGCGCAAGCTGGGGCTCGACCGGCGCGCCATCGTGCGCACGCGGATGTTCGTGACCGACATCGACCGCTGGGAGGCATTCGGACGCGCGCACGGCGCCTTCTTCGCAGCGTGTCCCCCGGCGACCTCGATGGTGCAGGTCTCACGCCTCATCGACCCGGCGATGCTGATCGAGATCGAGGCCGACGCCGTCGCCCTGCCGGAGCAGGCGCCATGA